From Larus michahellis chromosome 5, bLarMic1.1, whole genome shotgun sequence, the proteins below share one genomic window:
- the LOC141743254 gene encoding uncharacterized protein LOC141743254, translating into MEASLTCAVCLSLFEEPVTLPLCSHNFCRACVLECLASASAARLQQQQRGQGQARLSRGGPGPGAGGGAAGARVSCPLCRKLCPLPRGGAAALPVNTTLAEVVKLYRSGAAGAAKAGEAEQGPGPGLLSPLALGGTCQKHPSRPVQLYCRMCRQAGCGQCVSEEHQGIFHSVNLIDTVYQEEKVTFFSSLKKIRIINEKLMNEISSQPNDTDMALNNDAEIIALEFGEIFKTLEMKKRQLLEDVENQRSKKEKEFQIWKKMKETHKKTIENFLKDCEKLVHECDPQRFLEVACGLNTRMKTQLDLMNIASSYEKPPEYTQKKMDIKPVVNEILALKLMPISVGIVKDLPSGGNENLTKNTLLKNNIKQWQEQKNIPNTFLPVAGQEEALADGSRICTRLMSISEMSAFQNMSHEELRYKYYMEHQKLTNECKTQTLLANRKYKFVTAEALKDRSSGTPFVSSPTKANSTDKVKTGTLQRADGFERSFSGTSNHSIPSTNTNFSEKNGDLKFFHERSSQEITTPALSENSKDLAVKEKLPMQASAVTVSNKVDTNSSTSSGLKPAASVAVTVSNSEFIDASAEMLSASPFAFGACNNSLPRFIKEAGTFSLKKKDRKYVFPQFYLGKCDRADKTDNEDESKFRKHSPVTKTTVSDASTSPNLDSAKSEKPDFLFPFGNSERDCFTGLGVSNSSKVLPLSSLFSQSEKPSDKNTSSHMREKTLCAKEAAECGTQKPSVSGEQKANASESITTVACSTSETNAAAGASDVSECPLLPSNCVFSFRSNCFQWPSPVFSFGSIVRNTSDSQTSSAFLSGNGTEKMEKEMLKSPDKTPLNVGKPVSSECAEPASSRSHPKCEGFLLPMNSPKKTESAEILVDSNSSCSQPLCPFVVPVKCENASSTQLTITATTQEETKVKDEESETMSENNCPQREDAPESVLFQNATCSVPGTCDDPSSGGSVLTLNEAGGMPSDSDSDTEELSQTSTSTDTSSASEYFSVAEDKVSTRRKSET; encoded by the exons ATGGAGGCCAGCCTGACGTGCGCCGTGTGCCTGTCCCTCTTCGAGGAGCCGGTGACGCTGCCCCTCTGCTCGCACAACTTCTGCCGGGCCTGCGTGCTGGAGTGCCTGGCCTCCGCCTCGGCCGCccgcctgcagcagcagcagcgaggccaGGGGCAGGCCCGTCTCTCCcgtggggggccggggccgggcgctggcggcggcgcggccggcgccCGGGTGTCGTGCCCACTGTGCAGGAAGTTGTGCCCGCTGccccgcggcggcgccgccgcgctgCCTGTCAACACCACCCTGGCGGAGGTGGTCAAGCTCTACCGGTCTGGCGCGGCAGGGGCCGCCAAGGccggggaggcagagcaggggcCGGGGCCCGGCCTGCTCTCCCCGCTGGCGCTCGGGGGAACCTGCCAGAAGCATCCGAGCCGGCCGGTGCAGCTCTACTGCCGGATGTGCCGCCAGGCGGGCTGCGGGCAGTGCGTCTCTGAGGAGCACCAGGGCATCTTCCACTCCGTCAACCTCATCGACACCGTGTACCAGGAGGAAAAA GTAACTTTCTTCAGCAGtctgaaaaaaattagaataataaaTGAGAAGCTGATGAATGAAATCTCAAGTCAACCTAATGATACGGAT ATGGCACTGAACAATGATGCGGAGATAATTGCACTGGAATTTGGAGAAATCTTCAAAACTCTGGAAATGAAGAAACGGCAATTGCTAGAAGATGTTGAAAATCAAAGgagtaaaaaagagaaagaatttcagatttggaaaaaaatgaaggaaactcACAAGAAGACCATTGAGAATTTTTTGAAGGATTGTGAAAAGCTTGTCCATGAGTGTGATCCTCAGCGTTTCCTGGAG gtGGCCTGTGGCTTGAATACAag aatgAAAACTCAGCTTGACCTGATGAATATAGCATCCAGCTATGAAAAACCGCCAGAATATACTCAAAAGAAGATGGACATCAAACCTGTGGTTAATGAAATCTTGGCTTTGAAGTTAATGCCCATTAGTGTAGGCATTGTTAAAG ATCTACCTTCTGGAGGAAATGAGAACTTGACAAAAAATACTCtacttaaaaataacataaagcaaTGGCAGGAGCAGAAGAATATACCCAACACATTTCTT cctgttgcaggacaggaggaagcaCTAGCAGACGGTAGCAGGATCTGTACTCGCTTAATGTCAATATCAGAAATGTCAGCATTTCAAAACATGAGTCATGAG GAGTTGCGTTACAAATACTATATGGAACATCAGAAGCTCACCAATGAGTGCAAGACACAAACTTTACTTGCAAATAGAAAGTATAAATTTGTAACTGCTGAGGCTTTGAAGGATAGGTCTTCAGGAACTCCTTTTGTATCTTCACCTACCAAAGCAAATAGCACAGATAAAGTTAAAACGGGAACCCTGCAAAGAGCAGATGGCTTTGAGAGAAGCTTTTCTGGAACCAGTAATCACAGCATCCCATCCACAAAtacaaacttttctgaaaaaaatggtgACTTAAAATTCTTTCATGAGAGAAGTTCCCAGGAAATAACCACTCCAGCCTTATCAGAAAACTCTAAAGACTTAGCAGTTAAAGAAAAATTGCCAATGCAGGCATCAGCAGTTACTGTTTCCAACAAAGTGGACACAAACTCTAGCACTTCATCTGGCCTAAAACCAGCAGCATCAGTAGCTGTTACTGTTTCAAATTCAGAATTTATAGATGCTTCTGCAGAGATGCTTTCTGCTTCACCTTTTGCTTTTGGCGCATGTAACAACTCGTTACCAAGATTTATTAAAGAAGCAGgtacattttccttaaaaaagaaagacaggaaatatGTTTTCCCTCAATTTTATCTGGGAAAATGTGATCGTGCAGATAAAACCGATAATGAGGATGAAAGCAAATTTAGAAAACACAGTCCTGTAACCAAAACCACAGTTTCTGATGCTTCAACCAGTCCTAATTTAGACTCAGCAAAAAGTGAGAAGCCagattttttgtttccctttggcAATTCAGAGAGAGATTGTTTTACAGGATTGGGAGTCAGCAATTCGTCTAAGGTTTTACCGTTATCCTCACTTTTTAGCCAATCTGAGAAGCCATCTGACAAAAATACATCATCTCACATGAGAGAAAAAACACTTTGTGCAAAGGAAGCTGCAGAATGTGGTACACAGAAGCCATCTGTCTCAGGGGAACAAAAAGCTAATGCCTCAGAATCCATCACGACTGTAGCTTGCAGTACTTCAGAAACCAACGCTGCAGCTGGGGCGAGTGATGTCTCCGAGTGCCCCCTTCTCCCCAGTAATTGTGTATTTTCCTTCAGAAGTAACTGTTTTCAGTGGCCTTCACCAGTATTTTCATTTGGAAGTATTGTCAGAAATACCTCTGACTCACAGACTTCCTCTGCGTTTTTGTCTGGAAATGGtactgaaaaaatggaaaaagagatgctgaaaTCTCCTGACAAAACACCTCTAAATGTAGGGAAGCCTGTATCTTCAGAGTGTGCAGAGCCTGCTTCTAGCCGTAGTCATCCAAAATGTGAAGGTTTTCTGCTTCCCATGAACTCACCTAAGAAAACTGAAAGTGCAGAAATACTTGTGGATAGTAATTCTTCTTGCAGTCAGCCTTTATGTCCATTTGTGGTTCCTGTTAAATGCGAGAATGCATCTTCCACTCAACTTACTATTACAGCAACaacacaagaagaaacaaaggtaaaagatgaagaaagtgaAACTATGTCTGAAAACAACTGTCCTCAGAGGGAAGATGCACCTGAGTCTGTACTGTTTCAGAATGCAACTTGTTCTGTGCCTGGCACATGCGATGATCCATCTTCAGGAGGTTCTGTGCTTACGCTAAATGAGGCAGGAGGAATGCCAAGTGACAGCGACTCTGACACTGAGGAGCTAAGTCAAACATCCACCTCTACTGACACCAGCAGCgcatcagaatatttttctgttgctgaagaCAAAGTATCTACTAGAAGAAAATCAGAGACATGA